In one window of uncultured Sphaerochaeta sp. DNA:
- the yqeC gene encoding selenium cofactor biosynthesis protein YqeC gives MSSTTTKVLYPVDRDYHCDRYFWDKDVFSYQCKKGERVFYAKRGLIKAEAPPTEDLERLKEHYDVLLLEADGARGMDLKLHSERDPVVPEFTTATLAIASFSVFGKRLSEHCFGCESLTDRLIDEETYSFLLTHPEGIQKRMKGTRAILFNQAERADRSKIENIRRLFPDLPLFFGSLEENVLIERKIP, from the coding sequence TTGTCCTCTACCACTACGAAGGTACTTTACCCTGTAGACAGGGACTATCATTGCGACCGATACTTCTGGGATAAGGATGTATTCTCATACCAATGCAAGAAGGGTGAGCGGGTTTTCTATGCAAAACGCGGTCTCATCAAGGCAGAAGCACCGCCTACCGAAGACCTTGAACGTTTAAAAGAACACTATGATGTGCTCTTGCTGGAAGCAGATGGAGCTCGCGGGATGGACCTCAAACTACATAGTGAGAGGGATCCAGTGGTACCGGAATTCACTACCGCAACCTTGGCAATTGCTTCTTTTTCCGTCTTCGGCAAGCGTCTCAGTGAACACTGTTTCGGCTGTGAATCGTTGACTGATCGTCTCATCGATGAAGAGACCTACTCCTTCTTGCTTACTCATCCCGAAGGTATTCAGAAACGAATGAAAGGTACACGTGCTATACTTTTCAACCAGGCAGAGAGAGCCGACCGAAGCAAGATCGAGAACATACGAAGATTGTTCCCTGATCTGCCTTTGTTTTTCGGTTCACTTGAAGAAAACGTACTTATAGAAAGGAAAATACCATGA